The DNA segment CGCCCACTGATACAGCGTTTGAATCAACCACATAGAAATGATCGAAACCGGCTTCGAGCAGATGCCCGGGCTGGAAATCGGTAGCCTGCACGGTTAAACGCATTTGCGAAGTAAGCGAAAGCAGCGGCGACACACGCACGGCATGGTGTACCCACGACGACATGCCCGGCGATGAAGCGCCCACACCTTCGAGACGCACGGTGGTAGTACCATTGGTTAAACGCACCACCAGCGAATCGTTGGGATTACCCTGTCCGCCTGCGTTGAAGAACCAGCGGTCGTAATGAATCCACGGATCATTGTACGTGCTAAGGTCAAATACAGGCGAGGTAAGTGTGGTTTGTCCGTTGTCCACATCATCCTGCGAAGCATTACCGCCGGCGTTTCCGGTTACATAACACTGATCGGTGCAGTCGCCGCTGGCGTCCACATCAGGGTTTGCATCGTTGGTAGCGAGGTACGAAGTGCCTACCGGCTCACCACGTTCCCACACACCGGCAGTAGCCGTGCCTGAAACCGTCCAGCCAAGATCATGTGTGAAATCGTCTTCGTAACCTGCACTCAGCGCAATCTGCGCATTGCTGGCTGAAGGAGTAACGCTGTCCTGCACGCAGTACATCAGATAGCCCCACTGTGAAGCAGCAATGGTGTAAAAATCAGTTTGTCCGTTGCACGAAGTATATTGTCCTTGTGCGTTGGAGGTGAAATTGTAATTGTTGTTTGTGCTGGTGTAGCTAACCTGCACGTTGGAAAGCGGCGTGGTGCTGGTAGCATTGGTAACTGTGCCCGTAATGTTAAGTGCATTGGGCGAAAACATGTTGATGTTAAATGTATTTACCTGCCCCGGTGCAAACACTACATTATTCAGTACCACGTTGGTGTAGCCGGGTTTGCTGAAGGTAACTGTGTAAGTTCCGGGAAGATGTGTACCCGTGGCAAAGTTGCCGGCAATGTCTGAAGTAGTGGTTACGTTTACCGATGAAATGGTAATGGTAACACCGGTAAGCGGCCCGCCGCAAGTGCTGTCGGAAACCGTGCCTTCAAGGTAACAGGCACGCACATAATCGGGCGACAATACAAACAAGCCTTCGTCGATATTCGATACCACAATGGTTCCGGAGGGAAGGAAAGGATATACACCCCAGGCACCGTCAAAACCGTTTCCGGTTCCTGAATACGTATCATAACGACCTACTTCCACAAGGTTATGCGGACGGGTCACATCCACAATATTGAATCCGTCCTTATACCATGACGTAACCGCCCAGTTGTGCAGGATGTGTGTATTGTGCACAATAGAACCTGAACCGGGCGTACACTGCATGCGGTCAACTTCCTGAATATTGCTCAGGTTGCTGATGTCGTATGCAGCAAGGAAAGAGTTTGTATTTTCATCAGTAGTGAACAGGAAGTTTCGGTCGTCGCTGATCCATACGTTGTGAGTAAATGCAGTAGGTGTGGTTTGTGTGGCCAGCACCACCGGAGCTGTTTTGTTGGTCATGTCAACCACGGTAAAAAAACCGGCATAAATGTGTCCGGCATAAAGTGTATCGTTATCCACGTAGCCGTCGTGTACATAGCCGTTTTGCTGATACTCGCCCACATAGGTAGGGTTGTACGGATCGGCGTTGAGGTCGAGCACCACAGCACCGCCGGCACCGATGTTGCTGCCAAAGAGGTAGCAATAGCCCAGCGTGGTATCAATGTGCAGGGCATGTACGGTTGAAAGCTGGTTGGCTATGGCTCCGTCGCCAAAGTAATAGTGATAGGGAAGATTGGTGGCCGGCAGGTTGCGCATATCCACAATCTGCAGCGCGCCGCCGTTGCCTTCGGTGGTTACATAGGCAAAACCTTTGTACACCTTGATTTCTTTCCAGAGATCGTCCACATTGGGAATCTGTACCACCTGCACCGGTGAGGCCGGGTTGGTTACATCCACAATGCTCAGGCCCTGCGATGCACCGCAGAGTGCATATTCATTGCCAAGCGAGTCGCGATAGCCGCAAATGTTGGCAAGCGTTTGCTGGCCATACGTGAGCTGCGACTGAAACTGCACATTGTAGTTCTGTGCCTGCATCGCTGTTGCGCAACAGCCCAGGATTGCCATTGCCGCGAAGTAGATTTTTTTCATCGGATAGTTCCGTTTTTAAATTGATTCGGGAAAATCAAAGAACGTAAAAAAATGTCAGTACATCAATTCCCACACTAACTGTTTAGACGGATGTTTGACGAATGGCCGGAAATTCAGTATAAGTGGTAAAATGATACTGTTTAATCACCTTTGGGCTGTACCGCAAAAAAGTAAAACACCCCGGATCAGGTTTGTCCGGGGTGTTGTTGGAATGCATTATTCAACTACTTCAGTTTTTTTACTTCTGCACGCAAGGCTTGTTCCACCGTTTCATTTACCTGATATAGCGGGGCACGCAGGTTGGGCTTGCAAAGTTTCATGGCATCAAGCGCCACTTTTACTCCGCCCGGATTACCATCGGCAAAACAAAGCTGGGTGAAACGGATAAGCGACTCGTGCAGCGGGCGTGCTTTGACAAAATCGCCGGCAAGGCCGTGGCGCACCATGTCGGAAAAAATCTTCGGATAGGCATTGGCCACTACCGAAATCACACCATCGGCACCGCAGGCCAGCATGGGCAGGGTAAGCATATCATCGCCCGAAAGGACGAGGAAATCGGACGGACGGTCGCGCAGAATAACCATAATCTGCTCCATGTTGCCCGATGCTTCCTTGGTGCCCACAATGCGCGGGAACTCATGCGCGAGGCGAAGCTGTGTTTCGGCCGTCATGTTCATGCCGGTGCGGGCGGGTACGTTGTAAAGCAGCACCGGCAGCGGTGAGGCTTCGGCCACCAGTCGGAAATGCTCGTAAAGGCCGTTCTGGTTGGGTTTGTTGTAATACGGCGCTACTGAAAGAATGCCGCTCACACCAATCAGATTGGTAGTTTCGAGTTTGTGAATCACCTCGGCCGTATTGTTGCCGCCAATGCCAAACACCACCGGCACACGGCCGTTTACGGTTTCGAGTACAAACTGAAGCACTTCGCTCTTTTCATCTTCGTAAAGCGCCGGAGCCTCACCCGTAGTGCCCATTACCACCAGAAATTCACACTTGCCCTTAATAATGTGCTCGGTCACTTTCTTTAAGGCCTTGTAATCTACACTGCCGTCGTCGGCAAAAGGTGTAACCATAGCCACGCCTGTTCCGCGAAACGGATGGTTCTGGCGTGATGATGCTTTTTTGGTGCTTGGTGACATAGTGGGTATGGATATACTGCAAAGTTAGTTCTTCCCGTCAATCCATACATGCCGGTGAATAAGTGTGGGGGAATTGTTGGTAAGTGTACCCGGACTAAGGTTTATTTACTGTTATCGCATAATAACTTACTACGTGTGTAAAGTATTCGCCCGACTTTATCCCGCTTTCAATTTCAATCGTATCAGCATAAACAATGTGCGAACGATTTTCATAAACCGTATCCTGTTTCCCGTTCTTTTGCCTCAGCCAGCTGTTAGCCGAAATCCGTTTGAAGGTTTCTATCAATTCCGTTTTCGTAGAAAATTCAAGACTATCATTTGTATAATTGTACATAATAAGTCTGCTTCTGCTAAAACTGTCTACAGTAGTGAGATAATTATCGAAAAATACATCCACCCTGTTCTTTGAACTGTCAAACATTTCCAGACTAAGGGGAAAATCATATCCGCCATACTTCCAACTCGCAAATTCAGGATACATCACATAAATTATTTTCCGTTCATGATCATCTGCTGTAGAAAAACCAGCAAAAAGTAAAAGGGGTAAAAACAGAAACACGGGTCTGAACATCATTACTTATTAAATCTTGCAAAATCTGTTCGCATCCCGCCAATCCGCGCCAAAAAATCCTCCCTCGAAATCATCTCTGCCCCCAGCGAGGCAAGATGCAATGTTTCCACCTGACAGTCAATCAGCTCGCCGCCTCCGGCTTCAAACTGTTTTACAAACGTAATAAATGCGGCTTTAGACGCATTGCTTTCCCTGCTGAACATCGACTCACCAAAGAAAAATTTACCCATGCGTATGCCGTAAAAACCGCCCGCCAGTTTGCCGTCTTTCCACGCTTCGTAACTGTGGGCGTGGCCAAGTTTGTGCAATTCAATATAGGCCTGTTCCACTTCTTCGGTAATCCATGTGCCTTGCTGGCCGTGGCGGTTTATTGCGGCACAGGCTGCAATGACTTCTGCAAAACAGTTGTTGGTAGTAACTGTAAATTCGCCGCGTTTGAGCACCTGCGTCATGCTTTTCGACACCCTGAGCTTGTGCGGGAAAAGCACAAAACGCGGATCAGGACACCACCATAGCGGCACGGTGGTTTCGTCGTACCACGGGAAAATGCCGTGGCGGTAGGCATTCAGCAAACGTGCCGGGCTGAGGTCGCCGCCCACAGCCAGCAGACCGTCTTCATTTGCAAGATGCGGTGGCGGAAACTCAATGCTGTTTTCAGAAAGCCAGACCGGCATAACTACTGCGCCGCAGGGCTGTTAATGAGTTGCAGATACGTATCAATCTGCCTCAGATAAAACTTCAGGCCTTTGTCGGCCGGCGAATCAATAAGCATATCATGCAAATGCCCGCCATCTTCGTCATAACGGCCAATTTTGAAACTGGCCCGCGAAAGGCCGCCCACACAATACAACGCAAATGATTTTCCGTCGTTCAGATCAAGCAGCAGATCAAAAGGCTCGTCGATAAAATTCTGCACAATATGCCCTGACGGGCGGCCCGTCCAGTCGAGCGTTTTAGGGCCGTAAAAATCATATTCGAGTTTCGAATACTGCACGGCGGGCTCTTCTTTAGAAAGATACTGCACCAGTACTTTCACCTTTTTCTTCTGATCGCGCAGGTAGTTTACGTATTTACGCAGCAGTTCAAAATCTTCTTCCGTGGTAAACCGTGCAGAGATGCCCACGGTTTTTATTTCATCCATGCCAAAGAATGCCTTGCTGCGCTGCACGGAAGTGAGCGCATCGCGCAGGCGCATACGGCCTATTCGGGCTTTGAGGGCATCAAACATACTCTGCGGGCATTAATCGGGGCTGCCGGTTTCGATGAGGCGCATGAGCTGGTTCTCATCAATAATGCGCACGTTCAGTTTTTCGGCTTTGGTGCGTTTTTCGGGGCCCATGTTATCACCAGCAACAAGGTACGATGTTTTGCCCGAAACCGAGCCGGTATTTTTGCCGCCGTTGTGTTCGATGAGTTGTTTTATTTCATCGCGCGAGCGGCTGAACACACCCGAAATTACAAATGTAAGTCCGGCCAGTTTTTCGCTGCGGCCTTCGAGTTGTGCTTCGCTCAGTGCAAACTGCAGGCCGTAGTTTTTGAGGCGTTGCAGCAACTCCGCATGCCGCGCATCATCGAGCCAGCTGCGGATGCTTTGCGCAAGTATTTCGCCCACTTCGGGCACGTCCACAAGCTGTTCAAGCGTGGCGGCCTGCATGGCTTCGATGTTTTTAAAATGGCCGGCCAGCTTGCGCGCTGTGGTTTCGCCTACGTGGCGTATGCCCAGCGCAAACAACACACGCTCAAACGGCACCTGTTTCGACTGCTCAATACCTTCGAGCAGGTTGTTGACCGATTTTTCGGCCATACGTTCGAGCGCAAGCATATCGGCTTTGCGGGTGTGCAGGTCGTACAAATCGGCGTAGCTGGCTATGAGTTTCGCGTCGAGCAGCTGCGCCACGGTTTCGCTGCCCAGGCTGTCAATGTTCATGGCGCGGCGGCTTACAAAATGTTCAATTTTGCCAAGCACCTGCGGCGGACAACCATCGGCATAGGGGCAGTAGTGGTTGGCCTCGCCTTCCATGCGCACTAATCCGGTGTGGCATTCGGGGCAGTGTGTAATGTAGGCATGCGGCTGCGAGTTTGCATCGCGGCGGCTCATATCCACACCTACAATTTTGGGAATAATTTCGCCGCCCTTTTCTACATACACAAAATCGCCCACGCGTACATCAAGCTTCGCAATAATATCCGCATTGTGCAGCGAGGCGCGTTTTACCGTAGTGCCCGCCAGCTGCACCGGCGCCAGATTGGCCACCGGCGTAATGGCACCCGTGCGGCCTACCTGATACGAAATAGATAAAAGCTGCGTAGCCACACGCTCGGCCTTAAATTTATACGCAATGGCCCAGCGCGGCGATTTAGCCGTGAATCCCAGCGCACGCTGCTGCTCATAGCTGTTCACCTTTATCACAATGCCGTCGATATCAAAATCAAGTTCGTGCCGGGCTTTGTCCCAATGCGCAATAAACTTCATCACCCCGTCGAGATCAGGCACCAGCCGCGTGTATTCGGGCACTTTAAAACCCCAGTTGCGCGCAGCATCCAGACTTTCATAATGTGTTTTAAAA comes from the Bacteroidota bacterium genome and includes:
- a CDS encoding choice-of-anchor B family protein, translating into MKKIYFAAMAILGCCATAMQAQNYNVQFQSQLTYGQQTLANICGYRDSLGNEYALCGASQGLSIVDVTNPASPVQVVQIPNVDDLWKEIKVYKGFAYVTTEGNGGALQIVDMRNLPATNLPYHYYFGDGAIANQLSTVHALHIDTTLGYCYLFGSNIGAGGAVVLDLNADPYNPTYVGEYQQNGYVHDGYVDNDTLYAGHIYAGFFTVVDMTNKTAPVVLATQTTPTAFTHNVWISDDRNFLFTTDENTNSFLAAYDISNLSNIQEVDRMQCTPGSGSIVHNTHILHNWAVTSWYKDGFNIVDVTRPHNLVEVGRYDTYSGTGNGFDGAWGVYPFLPSGTIVVSNIDEGLFVLSPDYVRACYLEGTVSDSTCGGPLTGVTITISSVNVTTTSDIAGNFATGTHLPGTYTVTFSKPGYTNVVLNNVVFAPGQVNTFNINMFSPNALNITGTVTNATSTTPLSNVQVSYTSTNNNYNFTSNAQGQYTSCNGQTDFYTIAASQWGYLMYCVQDSVTPSASNAQIALSAGYEDDFTHDLGWTVSGTATAGVWERGEPVGTSYLATNDANPDVDASGDCTDQCYVTGNAGGNASQDDVDNGQTTLTSPVFDLSTYNDPWIHYDRWFFNAGGQGNPNDSLVVRLTNGTTTVRLEGVGASSPGMSSWVHHAVRVSPLLSLTSQMRLTVQATDFQPGHLLEAGFDHFYVVDSNAVSVGENVQPATVNAFPNPFSSQVQVVYAIPVQAAGNAVLEVIDITGRVLVAQPLNGTQGMLTIGEQLNAGVYIVRITNGSNVLSTSRIVKTN
- a CDS encoding 4-hydroxy-tetrahydrodipicolinate synthase; translated protein: MSPSTKKASSRQNHPFRGTGVAMVTPFADDGSVDYKALKKVTEHIIKGKCEFLVVMGTTGEAPALYEDEKSEVLQFVLETVNGRVPVVFGIGGNNTAEVIHKLETTNLIGVSGILSVAPYYNKPNQNGLYEHFRLVAEASPLPVLLYNVPARTGMNMTAETQLRLAHEFPRIVGTKEASGNMEQIMVILRDRPSDFLVLSGDDMLTLPMLACGADGVISVVANAYPKIFSDMVRHGLAGDFVKARPLHESLIRFTQLCFADGNPGGVKVALDAMKLCKPNLRAPLYQVNETVEQALRAEVKKLK
- a CDS encoding leucyl/phenylalanyl-tRNA--protein transferase; protein product: MPVWLSENSIEFPPPHLANEDGLLAVGGDLSPARLLNAYRHGIFPWYDETTVPLWWCPDPRFVLFPHKLRVSKSMTQVLKRGEFTVTTNNCFAEVIAACAAINRHGQQGTWITEEVEQAYIELHKLGHAHSYEAWKDGKLAGGFYGIRMGKFFFGESMFSRESNASKAAFITFVKQFEAGGGELIDCQVETLHLASLGAEMISREDFLARIGGMRTDFARFNK
- the ligA gene encoding NAD-dependent DNA ligase LigA, which codes for MTRDDARNRINTLTQELNDHNYLYYVLAEPVIGDYEFDQLLKELEALEKEFPELRRPDSPTLRVGGEVTKEFATVKHRYPMLSLGNTYSAEELEEFDARVRKGLGGEAFEYVCELKYDGVAIGLRYENGQLTQAVTRGDGEKGDEVTANVKTIRTLPLRLRETAQAAADLFAEVQSSIPPDFEIRGEVFMPRSVFDSINEEKEKAGEALLANPRNSAAGTLKMQDSSIVAQRKLDCYLYFVLGENLPFKTHYESLDAARNWGFKVPEYTRLVPDLDGVMKFIAHWDKARHELDFDIDGIVIKVNSYEQQRALGFTAKSPRWAIAYKFKAERVATQLLSISYQVGRTGAITPVANLAPVQLAGTTVKRASLHNADIIAKLDVRVGDFVYVEKGGEIIPKIVGVDMSRRDANSQPHAYITHCPECHTGLVRMEGEANHYCPYADGCPPQVLGKIEHFVSRRAMNIDSLGSETVAQLLDAKLIASYADLYDLHTRKADMLALERMAEKSVNNLLEGIEQSKQVPFERVLFALGIRHVGETTARKLAGHFKNIEAMQAATLEQLVDVPEVGEILAQSIRSWLDDARHAELLQRLKNYGLQFALSEAQLEGRSEKLAGLTFVISGVFSRSRDEIKQLIEHNGGKNTGSVSGKTSYLVAGDNMGPEKRTKAEKLNVRIIDENQLMRLIETGSPD